The Coffea arabica cultivar ET-39 chromosome 1e, Coffea Arabica ET-39 HiFi, whole genome shotgun sequence genome has a window encoding:
- the LOC113705110 gene encoding uncharacterized protein isoform X1, translating into MESECSNGNWTEEVEDLVHGGEIDRAISVLETVMSKLEKKPQKGFSFSSELAAALLDLSKLYTSKGLSLKADETRSLAFQINLQSQSTGLPTKGSIGDGVLMSDFIFRGLNVIKESSCDGITEGHNTRDEASTCGQISEDEYQQESSSLLKDVSAQEGGSDDDWEAAADRAPDELLSPESLPEVSKLSLEDAQVQGLKRRGRGTFSYGRHGMYSDEQSNYPVIDDAEDKADSRSSTAENATKDWNYGTRHVLVLADFPPSTTTSDLEKLLERFRDQGVAIRWVNDTVALAVFRSPSTALEASMCMQCPFTVRVLDETDELFRSIPSRDLEPPRLRPKTSARTAQRLIAQSMGIKLSSTTFGSKELREQEEARRNRIVYRKNMKDDAWGDDDN; encoded by the exons ATGGAAAGTGAATGCAGCAATGGGAACTGGACGGAGGAAGTAGAGGACCTGGTCCATGGCGGAGAGATAGACAGGGCCATTTCTGTTCTTGAAACTGTAATGTCAAAGCTAGAGAAGAAACCCCAGAagggcttttctttttcttctgaaTTGGCCGCTGCTCTTTTGGACTTGTCTAAACTTTACACATCTAAAGGTCTATCTCTCAAAGCTGATGAAACTCGCTCTCTTGCATTCCAAATCAATTTACAATCTCAATCTACTGGACTGCCTACAAAAGG GTCAATTGGAGATGGTGTACTGATGTCAGATTTCATTTTCAGAGGTTTAAATGTAATAAAGGAGTCATCTTGTGATGGAATAACAGAAGGCCATAATACACGAGATGAGGCTTCGACTTGTGGTCAAATTTCTGAAGATG AATATCAGCAGGAATCTTCAAGCTTGCTGAAGGATGTGTCAGCACAAGAAGGCGGTTCTGATGATG ATTGGGAAGCTGCTGCAGATCGTGCTCCGGATGAATTACTTTCACCTGAAAGCTTGCCAGAAGTGTCAAAGCTTTCATTGGAAGATGCCCAAGTTCAAGGTCTGAAGAGACGTGGACGGGGAACATTTTCATATGGGAGACATGGCATGTATAGTGATGAGCAATCAAATTATCCAGTGATTGACGATGCAGAAGACAAAGCTGATTCCCGGTCATCAACGGCAGAAAATGCAACAAAAGATT GGAATTATGGTACAAGGCATGTTCTTGTGCTGGCTGACTTCCCTCCAAGCACAACCACCAGTGACCTGGAGAAGTTGTTGGAGAGATTCAGGGATCAAGGAGTTGCCATTCGTTGGGTTAATGATACAGTTGCACTTGCAGTATTCAGATCACCATCAACTG CTCTTGAGGCAAGCATGTGCATGCAGTGTCCATTTACAGTGCGTGTACTTGATGAGACTGATGAACTCTTCAGGTCCATTCCATCGAGAG ATCTGGAACCTCCTCGTCTGAGGCCCAAGACATCAGCAAGAACTGCTCAAAGACTTATTGCTCAAAGTATGGGAATAAAGTTGTCCTCCACAACATTTGGATCCAAGGAACTAAGGGAACAAGAAGAAGCCAGGAGGAACCGTATAGTTTACAGGAAAAACATGAAGGATGATGCTTGGGGGGATGATGATAACTAA
- the LOC113705094 gene encoding E3 ubiquitin-protein ligase PUB24, whose protein sequence is MEDIDIPQYFLCPISLQIMKDPVTTITGITYDRESIEHWLQTAEDAACPVTKQPLPRDSDLTPNHMLRRLIQAWCTTNAKYGIDQIPTPKSPLKKSYIFKLIRDLKIAQFSQNALKKLDELANEDIEWNRKCMVEAGVTKVMVLLIIRCFKEGKTKGLEEALSILYRIWSPTAENKQLVAENNDLFESLTWVLRIDIDNHVVVKTHAVKILKMTTEVASSSLIGKLKLDFFMVMTSILRGKLSPQAIKAALHVLIQSCPWGTNRMKIIEAGAVFDVIELELSNPEKKTTELIFRLLAQLCSCADGRAELLKHSAGIAMLSKRTLRISAATDDRSMHIFAQITKFSATNEVLIEMLRVGAVSKLCMILQAHCEAHLKRIAQGILRLHSNVWNNSPCIQVYLLTRNAR, encoded by the coding sequence ATGGAAGACATAGATATTCCTCAGTATTTTCTCTGTCCCATTTCTCTTCAGATCATGAAAGATCCAGTGACAACAATAACTGGGATCACATACGATAGAGAAAGCATTGAACATTGGCTGCAGACAGCTGAAGATGCAGCCTGTCCTGTTACAAAGCAGCCTCTTCCAAGGGACTCTGACTTGACACCAAATCACATGCTCCGCCGGCTGATCCAGGCTTGGTGCACTACCAACGCTAAGTATGGAATTGATCAAATTCCTACCCCGAAATCGCCTCTGAAGAAATCTTATATTTTCAAGCTCATTCGGGACCTGAAAATCGCTCAGTTTAGTCAAAATGCTTTGAAGAAACTGGACGAACTTGCCAATGAGGATATTGAGTGGAATAGAAAATGCATGGTGGAAGCCGGCGTGACGAAAGTGATGGTTTTGTTGATCATTAGATGCTTCAAAGAAGGTAAGACTAAAGGCCTTGAGGAAGCTTTGAGCATACTGTATCGTATATGGAGTCCTACAGCGGAAAATAAGCAATTGGTTGCAGAAAATAATGATCTTTTCGAATCTCTAACATGGGTTTTAAGGATTGATATTGACAATCATGTCGTGGTAAAAACTCATGCTGTTAAGATCCTGAAGATGACCACAGAAGTTGCGAGTTCAAGCCTAATCGGGAAGCTAAAGCTCGATTTCTTCATGGTTATGACTAGTATTTTACGTGGTAAACTTTCTCCACAAGCAATTAAGGCTGCATTGCATGTCTTGATTCAATCATGTCCTTGGGGGACAAACAGGATGAAGATCATAGAAGCCGGGGCTGTTTTTGATGTGATCGAGCTCGAATTAAGCAACCCTGAGAAGAAAACTACTGAGCTTATATTCCGTCTTTTGGCTCAGTTGTGTTCATGTGCTGATGGAAGAGCTGAGCTTCTGAAGCACAGTGCTGGAATTGCAATGCTGTCCAAAAGAACCCTCAGGATTTCTGCTGCGACCGATGATCGATCGATGCATATATTTGCTCAGATCACGAAATTTTCAGCCACAAATGAAGTTCTGATTGAGATGCTGAGAGTTGGAGCTGTGTCAAAGCTCTGCATGATTCTTCAAGCGCATTGTGAAGCACATTTGAAGAGGATAGCACAAGGGATCCTCAGGTTGCATTCCAATGTTTGGAATAATTCTCCTTGTATACAagtttatctcttaacaagaaatGCTAggtag
- the LOC113705110 gene encoding uncharacterized protein isoform X2 has protein sequence MESECSNGNWTEEVEDLVHGGEIDRAISVLETVMSKLEKKPQKGFSFSSELAAALLDLSKLYTSKGLSLKADETRSLAFQINLQSQSTGLPTKGGLNVIKESSCDGITEGHNTRDEASTCGQISEDEYQQESSSLLKDVSAQEGGSDDDWEAAADRAPDELLSPESLPEVSKLSLEDAQVQGLKRRGRGTFSYGRHGMYSDEQSNYPVIDDAEDKADSRSSTAENATKDWNYGTRHVLVLADFPPSTTTSDLEKLLERFRDQGVAIRWVNDTVALAVFRSPSTALEASMCMQCPFTVRVLDETDELFRSIPSRDLEPPRLRPKTSARTAQRLIAQSMGIKLSSTTFGSKELREQEEARRNRIVYRKNMKDDAWGDDDN, from the exons ATGGAAAGTGAATGCAGCAATGGGAACTGGACGGAGGAAGTAGAGGACCTGGTCCATGGCGGAGAGATAGACAGGGCCATTTCTGTTCTTGAAACTGTAATGTCAAAGCTAGAGAAGAAACCCCAGAagggcttttctttttcttctgaaTTGGCCGCTGCTCTTTTGGACTTGTCTAAACTTTACACATCTAAAGGTCTATCTCTCAAAGCTGATGAAACTCGCTCTCTTGCATTCCAAATCAATTTACAATCTCAATCTACTGGACTGCCTACAAAAGG AGGTTTAAATGTAATAAAGGAGTCATCTTGTGATGGAATAACAGAAGGCCATAATACACGAGATGAGGCTTCGACTTGTGGTCAAATTTCTGAAGATG AATATCAGCAGGAATCTTCAAGCTTGCTGAAGGATGTGTCAGCACAAGAAGGCGGTTCTGATGATG ATTGGGAAGCTGCTGCAGATCGTGCTCCGGATGAATTACTTTCACCTGAAAGCTTGCCAGAAGTGTCAAAGCTTTCATTGGAAGATGCCCAAGTTCAAGGTCTGAAGAGACGTGGACGGGGAACATTTTCATATGGGAGACATGGCATGTATAGTGATGAGCAATCAAATTATCCAGTGATTGACGATGCAGAAGACAAAGCTGATTCCCGGTCATCAACGGCAGAAAATGCAACAAAAGATT GGAATTATGGTACAAGGCATGTTCTTGTGCTGGCTGACTTCCCTCCAAGCACAACCACCAGTGACCTGGAGAAGTTGTTGGAGAGATTCAGGGATCAAGGAGTTGCCATTCGTTGGGTTAATGATACAGTTGCACTTGCAGTATTCAGATCACCATCAACTG CTCTTGAGGCAAGCATGTGCATGCAGTGTCCATTTACAGTGCGTGTACTTGATGAGACTGATGAACTCTTCAGGTCCATTCCATCGAGAG ATCTGGAACCTCCTCGTCTGAGGCCCAAGACATCAGCAAGAACTGCTCAAAGACTTATTGCTCAAAGTATGGGAATAAAGTTGTCCTCCACAACATTTGGATCCAAGGAACTAAGGGAACAAGAAGAAGCCAGGAGGAACCGTATAGTTTACAGGAAAAACATGAAGGATGATGCTTGGGGGGATGATGATAACTAA